The Vitis vinifera cultivar Pinot Noir 40024 chromosome 18, ASM3070453v1 region ACTGCAAGTGAGCCCCACATGGCTCCATTTGCTCCCAATGGAGACCATGCACTCACATGAATCCCCTTCTCTCTGCAAAACTCTCTCAGTTTCACCTGTTGCCATACTGCGTTCATTTCCACCTGAAACAACATTCAGTTTCATCAAGCCATGAACTACCTCTGCCAATTATATTTATGCCACAGAACACGCCTGTTTGTAAACCTGATTAACAGCAGGAGGGATGGTAGCATATTGGAGAAGCTGAGAGAGCTTTTTGCTACTGAAGTTGCTTACGCCAATAGACTTGGCTAGGCCCAATCTGCAGCACTCTTCCATGGCTTCCCATGTCCCTTTCATGTCCCAGCTGGGGAAGATATCCTCCTTTGCAAACTCAAAGCTTGCAGCTTCTTTCTTCAACCTCAAAGGAAAATGCACCAGATAAAGATCCACATACTCCATTCCCAGCTTCCTTCATATTCACAAAACAACAACCAATACATATAACAAACCTTATACACTATCAATTTCAATAATGCAACTGAAATGTCAACAGTTAATTACTGGAGTGTGTTGTTGAGGGCTGGGAGAACCAGGTCATGGTGGTTGCAGTTGCACCATAGCTTTGAAGTGATGAACACTTCATCACGACTCTTGATGAGGCCTCTCTCTATAGATTCTGCAACAGCTTGGCCAAGAGATTCTTCTGAGCCATAGGAGGCAGCAGTGTCAAAATGGCGGTAGCCTACCTTAATGGCATCAACAAGAATGGAGGTGAGATGATGATGCGGTGGCTGGGGCACGGCACTTGTTCCCATGCCAATTAATGGCATCTTTTGGCCAGAGTTCAGTAACACTTCTGGGATTTGCTCTGTTCCCATCTCTGTGAAGCTCTAAGTTAAGGATATATGAGACTTGAGGAGCAACTTTACGTATTTATAGTGCCTATATTAGTTGAGCAATAAGAAAGCCATCAGAGAACCATACCACTTTGattaaaaactttaattaattaatcagtGAATCAGATGATAATGAGAatgagattaataaaataattgaatcaaGCATCATCTATGTAAATTTCACCATGTTTGGAGTTCAAAACTTTTTTAACAGAAAAgaatttaattaaagaaaatgtatttatGAGACCTGAAATGAACCATATGTTTGGTTCAGTTTATGTGGACAAAGACTTGTTGGGGCCATGGCAATCTCAATTTGCTCCTCTCACTGATCTGGGTGCATTTCTGGCCCTACAATAGCACCATGTACCTAGGTTTTTGGACAACATGATGATCCACTTGGCTAATTCAATAAGTTCTATATAGGATAAAAGAGAGTGAACAGAAAAAGTGAATTTTGGTGGGTGATTGGAGAAAGAATTAGTGGaacaaatagagaaaagaaTACGAAGAGATAACTTTGAAAGGACAATGATCACCTCTGAAATGGTATTCACAAAGATCATTCAAATCTTCTTGAAGCAATATAAGAAGAaacaaattcaattttctctctTGTTTACTACTTACTACGGCGACGAAGAATCAAATTATCACTatatttattcctttttctaCTTCTTATTTCCAAGTGCAGGATAACCCTAAGGGGTTGTAGGTTTTTTTCTTCCAAGTGAAGGATAACCCCCATGGGAATGGTCTATAAGGTTCATAATTACTCCTCTCACTACAAGATGCTTACCTTGCCAACACTTAGATTCAGCTCTACTCAAACTTTTCTGGTTCACCCCAACATTTCTCACATGTTTGACTGTTGCTAAGCAGTTTTTGGATATCAAACGAACCTCCTAAGAAAAATAGAATCAACCATTCGAGTATTCTCAAATTGTATgagaaatatgagaaaaatggGAGCATACATGTGTGGTATATATCTCATGTATATTGAATTGCAGAtacaaaaatgatagaatgcagatacaaaaatgatagaatcattACTGATTAGACCAAATACAAATATGGTCCCCGAGAGAGATGAGATGAAAGAAGATAAGCAACAAAAAAATGAGGAAGGACTTTTTAGGAATCGGTATCTAATGAATTCAAAGGTTCCAACATAAGcataaatgaaaggaaaagaggGGCACAAAAGGAAACAAGGATGAAAATGTCGAGATATATCGGTTTGTGTATCGGTAACCTCCAACACAATACATGCAGAGGAAATATCAGAGCCACAATATTTCCATTAAAATCGTCATTTTTCGCCGATATATCCCTGACATTTTCATGATATTTCGGTAGTCGCACCCGATATATTGATGCCACATCATccccatttcattttttatttttccccaaAACTCTTATAATGGGCCCAAGCACTAGCCCAACCCATACTCTCACACCAGCCCAGCATTGTGAGCCTTCCACCACTCCAATGCTTAAATACACCTTTTTGGTGTCATGAATTGTTTGCGATtgcaagaattggaatttttaaaaggcAAGGGAAAATGCAAGTGAAATGAGGGAAAATCCAAGTGAAATGGAACCAAGGAGATTTGAACCCCTAACCTCATGCCCACAATCCCCCACCAACACTAGCCAACCAACCAAACTTCACTTAATTAAAtgtacatattttatataataattacatataaaataaatataaatttttgaataaaaaatacttatgcaaattatcattatttcttttatatcattAAATGCATCCAAAATAGATGAATACGCATAAAGTATGTTTTCAAGTTATAAACATTATGGTTAATGTTTTCAAGTTATAAACATTATGGTTAATGTTTTCACGTTATAAACATTATGGTTAAATATCACAACtgtacatatatcatcatttattttatatcatttaatataattgaattaaatgaatcataattttaatattaaatatatttttaaattaaaatattataatcaaatatcacaatattattataaaataattttttatataatttaataataaatgcacacttatataatttatattttttatcgatACATAtgatattatcatcaaatatgataaatcatattatacatatatcaaattctttaaaatgtctattatacttctaattacatttctacgagatttttcttacatttccacgaattttgatcaattttagggttatcgatattttttttttaaatatccatcgatatacctcaaatattgatatatccatgattaccaatattttcatacGTGGAAGGAAATAATAAAAGCTATTATTCTTGATATTTCAAGGACTCTCAAGCCTTATCTTCTTTTGTGGTAGATTGGATGATTTAACAGGAATGATATATGTCATGGAATCCCAAAAAGTCACCGCATTGTCAATATTTCCATAATGTCTATTGCCATTGGTAATAGGTTGTCATTAAGTGGGACTATTCTCAATCTATATTGCAAATGATAAGATCTTTTCTACCATGAGCTCTTGATCTTTTGCAAGCACTTCTTCATCACACAAAACATCACTCAAGATGATGCAAACAAGTCACATTGGACTTATAGTAATTTTTGGGAGTATTTGGTTTCTGAACTCTATGGCGAGTATGACATTGAATAATGAACccatctttttgaaaaaactcaTCTCTTGTGTGATCATGTTGCCACAAATCCATTTCAAACATAGACAATGatctttgatgaaaaaaaaaaattagaagaaatcATGAAGGAATTATACAAGATATATTAAGATAATCCTAGTTACCAAATGTaatgctaaaaataaaatacatatgaGATTTTGACActtatatacaatttttttttttatattatggttTCATAGTTCTCTCAACATAAGACAAATTATATGTATAAAGGGCTAATCCATGCATCAACTACTTTTCAATAGTCTTAAcaataataaacataatattGTTATATTATATGAAAAGAAATGATATCTAGTTTGTGATTGTAATGTGCTccaaaagtcatttttaaaggaaaaaaatatttaaatatatattgttcattctaaaacaaaaaaattttctgaaactttaagtgttaaaatgaacatgataacaaaaaaagacccaaataaatgaagaaaaaaacaaaaagatgtgCATTACATTCAATGAATTACTTGATTCAAATAACTTGGAATTAGTTTATGAGATGTTTGAATGTGATATAAGGagttaagaatttttaaataaatttattatatttttggagagataaagaaaatgagttttAGAAGGGAAATATAAGGCTATTCCCAATGATAAGAACCTTTTAGTTGAATGGGCAtgtttccttcttcttctttttttttttttttaattttgttttatgagAAATATCTATTTGTGTTTCTATAAAATAACTTCAAGTGCTTCTCCAAAATATAAACATACATTGCTTTTAAGTTTTGTCAAATCATTAATTTCCATTAGTGAGCTTTTAggactatatatttttttcaactctATAAAAAACAGTCACATGCAAATCCATTTTAGTCATCaagccaaacaaaaaaacaaaaggaaacattATACAATTCATTCACAGTTGAAAATTTAGAACATATGACCTTTTGGCAATAAGCCAAATTTAGTCAATTCATGATATGCCATCTTGTTAAAGgaagattaagaaaataaattttcagtttttatcATGCATATTTTCTTGAGAACAAAATATGATCTTACTTGCtacctctcttttttttcctttaaatctAAATTCTCATGTTGTTTTTCATGGAGTTAGCTTCAAAAATAGAAGATTAAAATCTATATTTCTCTTGCTCATGACTTTCCCCTTCCAATGAGGCAAGTACAGTCATTATccttaaatataatatatatatatatatatatatatatatatatctaatacATGAGCTGCTTTGGTGCAACCCATGGATGGAATGAATTTACAGAAAATTCTTTCCATCAAAGCACCTCTAAGAAAATTCTAACAAAAACTTTACACATCATAATTTGACAACACGCACCATATTAAAAATTGGATAACCACAAAAGTTTCAATCCGATGAAAAGAAAGATCAAAACAACTGAAGTACTAAGATATCAAAGCATGACCAATTaaaaaatcgaaaaaaaaaagttagagagagagaaactaaCACTGAATCTGAAAGTGAACTGGAAATTTGATAGCGATAACTcgaatcccaaattaaaaaacaaaacaaaacaatgaaagcagaaaaaaaacaaaagcaatagATTAGGGAACGAAGAACTAACCATCGTGAAGAGAATATGGAAATTTTGAGGAAGAATTGAAAGGGAAAAGATCTATATATATGTTCGCAATCGTAACCGTTAcacaataaataaaagaatcaCAAACGGATATAATCTAATCAAGAAACGGTAACTTGATTCTAGAGAGTTAATTGAGAATATTAATGGAGCATACCTGAAATCACAATAAACCTATTCGGTAGATTGAAAATTGGTTTTTTGGGGAGAGCAGATGAGGGATTCCAACCTCTTTACAAGCTAGGGTTTCTAGCCAACTCATCTAGTGAGAGAGGCCGACCTTGGTGGATTGAGAACCCGAACCAAGCATTggaagttagattttttctgaACCATCGACGTGATTGGGTGATGACACTGTTGCGTAAAATGGCGAGTTGCTCCCGTGGACTCTGGCGACTTTGCCATGTGAAGACAAGAGGTGTTCtttatttagatttattaataaaattaattgtgtataaaattaataatatgaaaatttctcaaaaaataaaaatattttgacgTGAagcaggaagaaaaaaaaattactgatttaaaaacaaagttcATTTATGCAGGAATATCATAATCACTAGTGCagtgtttgttttctttcacttaattttaaatagaatttaaatttaaataatattaagtattatattatttgtttttataatttttttttataaagtattaaaaaaattaatatgttattttttcgatttaaaaaaattaaatattttgattttttttttaatccaaaaattcataataaatgataaaaaaaatttaaaaataaacaacttaaaatctaaaaacaaattattttcaataaaaagttataaaaaataaacatccttTAGATTTGACATCAATTTCATAACATATAACAACATAAAAATGgaagcttttaaaaaaataaaaaggaaaaagaaataaacaaggAATTCGGTAAATTTGCTTAGTGTGAAGTTCACTAGCGAAAGAGCATTAATTTGGTGATgattacttttcaaatttttactAAATTACAACCTAATATGTACTAATAAGTACATAAAATTGTAATCAACAATTAAAATAAGGGAgtaataaagaaataagaaaataaaatacaaacaaatttGATCATAGTTCAACAAATCTCATTCTAGTTGATACTCCCAAGCTTCTTCTAACCTATAGAATTTTTACtagtttttcaagatttttctaAGACTCGGATGCACACAATCGATTTCTTTCCAAGACCCAACAAGTTATATGTTAGATTTCTTTGGGTATTAAGAGACTACTACAAACTTTTGATATCATATCCTCACACCTAAGACTCTCAATGATGTTTATAAAGTTTTCACAATtacaaaaaagataaaaataaaaaacatttttaaagcaAATATAGTCTAAAATAGTTTGACTTGATTGCAATCAATATAGTTTACAAGTTGAAGTTTAATGCATAATATATAAAATGCACAAAGAATTATGGAttcaatataataattattaggaTTCTTGCTAT contains the following coding sequences:
- the LOC100245420 gene encoding methylecgonone reductase, yielding MGTEQIPEVLLNSGQKMPLIGMGTSAVPQPPHHHLTSILVDAIKVGYRHFDTAASYGSEESLGQAVAESIERGLIKSRDEVFITSKLWCNCNHHDLVLPALNNTLQKLGMEYVDLYLVHFPLRLKKEAASFEFAKEDIFPSWDMKGTWEAMEECCRLGLAKSIGVSNFSSKKLSQLLQYATIPPAVNQVEMNAVWQQVKLREFCREKGIHVSAWSPLGANGAMWGSLAVVENPLLKEISAAKGKSLAQVALRWLHQQGVSILVKSFNKERMKENLQIFDWELSDDELAKIEQIPQRRGFSGQMFVHHDGIYKSSEELWDDDA